A genome region from Diorhabda carinulata isolate Delta chromosome 2, icDioCari1.1, whole genome shotgun sequence includes the following:
- the LOC130904190 gene encoding uncharacterized protein LOC130904190 isoform X2 translates to MGPKSVFFGERTNSETNVNNATIALERRLEMSTEFFLVPSSTTPSTSTVSYISKTACAGCPVGTEKLVGVFRNEVWVIPVLALSAITMVLILGFEVFVLCKAWRTTPSRRHLFLGQMLLLGLFCCAGLSAVFAASPTQVTCAIVRFGTGVAYTIVFASLLVKCVFLISLNGGVYLPAPYQGLLLLFAILIQVAIGVQWLVTNPPFVDDVAVDMIINKNKYKLLLTVEDINTPVIIPLCRTAYIDMLLSLIYVTFLILFVTVLAVKSRGIRDNYREATYIALSVGCSIPTWLIWTVSGLLVNERHKDACIAFGLVTSSVIIFLIMFMPKGRQLAAIGKEGVYVEDREDRLSTLSRASGYSPSFFHFKPIKYGLSHHGTSHKHHSSITTLGGAGILLRPDDGNVYTTLEPTLSSNPNVYFQRGNGMHPGMMY, encoded by the coding sequence ATGGGTCCTAAATCTGTGTTTTTTGGTGAAAGAACTAACAGTGAAACGAATGTTAATAACGCCACTATAGCTTTAGAGCGCCGTTTAGAAATGAGTACCGAGTTTTTTTTAGTGCCAAGCAGTACTACCCCTAGTACATCAACAGTAAGTTATATTTCTAAGACAGCTTGCGCCGGGTGTCCCGTGGGAACTGAAAAACTAGTGGGTGTTTTTAGGAATGAAGTTTGGGTCATTCCAGTGCTAGCTTTATCCGCAATTACTATGGTGTTGATTTTAGGATTTGAAGTGTTTGTTTTGTGCAAAGCGTGGAGAACAACCCCCAGTAGAAGACACCTCTTCTTAGGACAAATGTTATTATTGGGGTTGTTCTGTTGCGCGGGACTTTCTGCTGTTTTCGCTGCATCCCCAACACAAGTAACTTGTGCTATAGTGCGGTTTGGTACGGGGGTAGCTTACACTATCGTTTTCGCTTCTTTACTTGTTAAGTGCGTATTTCTAATAAGTTTAAACGGGGGTGTTTATTTACCAGCACCTTATCAAGGACTCTTATTACTTTTTGCTATACTTATTCAAGTTGCCATAGGGGTTCAATGGTTGGTAACAAACCCTCCTTTCGTAGACGACGTCGCCGTGgatatgataataaataaaaataaatacaaactttTACTCACGGTGGAAGATATCAATACTCCCGTTATTATTCCGTTATGTCGTACCGCTTACATCGATATGCTTCTTTCGCTTATTTATGTgacatttttgattttattcgtAACAGTTTTGGCTGTTAAATCGAGAGGAATCAGAGATAATTATCGGGAAGCTACTTATATCGCGCTTTCGGTAGGATGCAGTATTCCCACGTGGTTGATTTGGACAGTTAGTGGCTTATTAGTTAACGAACGACATAAAGATGCTTGCATAGCTTTCGGACTTGTCACTTCGTCGgttattatatttctaataatgtttATGCCAAAGGGGAGACAGTTAGCGGCTATTGGAAAGGAAGGAGTTTATGTGGAGGATAGAGAAGATCGTTTGAGTACTTTAAGTAGAGCATCTGGATATTCACCTTCGTTTTTCCATTTCAAACCGATTAAATATGGATTGAGCCATCATGGAACGTCACATAAGCATCATAGTTCTATTACCACTTTGGGAGGAG